The following proteins come from a genomic window of Megalobrama amblycephala isolate DHTTF-2021 linkage group LG1, ASM1881202v1, whole genome shotgun sequence:
- the LOC125250461 gene encoding uncharacterized protein LOC125250461 gives MAEARISVDQFICPVCLDLLKDPVTTSCGHSYCKICITDCWDQEDEKRVYSCPQCRQTFSPRPALGKNTMLAEVVEKLKKTKLPADCYAGAGDVQCDVCPGRKYKAVKSCLLCRESYCQTHFHEESHSRKPHKVIDATGRLQDMICCKHDKELEMFCITDQRCICVLCKEYEHKNHNTVSTAAQRTEKQKQLKETQMKIRQIIQQRQKDLQQLREAVESHKRSAQTAVKDSEKIFTELIRSIERSRSEVTQLIRDQEKAAVSRAEGRLERLEQEINDLRRRDAELEQLSHTHDHIHFLQSFQSLSAPPKSTDKPDDPFRSLFSFDGMRESVRLLRDKLEDFCKEEIKKISDRVTFTSINPKTRNDFLQYSHQLTLDLNTVNKHLYLSEKIRTISGTDIEQPYPDHPDRFDQWWQVLCRESVWGRCYWEIEWSGVYGVFISVSYKSISRKGEGNEGLFGGNNQSWSLYCSSYSYSFMHNKIQTVLPVAPISRRIGVYVDHSAGTLSFYSVSDTMSLIHTVQTTFTQLLYPGCMVCVGSSVKLCWPGGTPEIALPRHMGLRTEEVREKEMEGPGVTDERGERGKGKKILVWFPDTLQLSPQPAERLSLAHHNSPQQRGLFDSMLLLSSQVSAPSIVELLCVCVSLYSCSKMAEARISQDEFTCPVCLDLLKDPVTTSCGHSFCKSCITGCWDQEDERRVYSCPQCRQTFSPRPALGKNTMLAEVVEKLKKTKLPADCYAGAGDVQCDVCPGRKYKAVKSCLLCQESYCQTHFHEEFHSRKPHKVIEATGRLQDMICRKQDKELETSSRAGDVQCDVCPGRKYRAVKSCLLCRESYCQTHFHEESHSRKPHKVIEATGRLQDMICCKHDKELEMYCVTDQQCICVLCKEYEHKNHNTVSTAAQRTEKQNQLKETQMKIRQIIQQRQKDLQQLREAVESHKRSAQTAVKDSEKIFTELICSIERSCSEVTQLIRDQEKAAVSRAEGRLKQLEQEINDLRRRDAELEQLSHTHDHIHFLQSFQSLSAPPKSTDEPDDPSSSLFSFDGMRESVRLLRDKLEDFCKEEIKKISDRVTFTNMNPKTRNDFLQYSHQFTLDLNTVNKTLYLSEKNRVITFTYTVQPYPEHPDRFDGWSQVLCRESVCGRCYWEIDWSGNYVFISVSYKSISRKGGNIKCAFGYNDQSWSLDCTPSKYSFRHNNIETVLPIKSISHRIGVFVDHSAGTLSFYSVSDTMSLIHTVQTTFTQPLYPGFNVWSGSSVKLC, from the exons atggcagaagccagaATTTCAGTGGATCAGTTCATATGtccagtgtgtctggatctcctgaaggatccagtgaccACTTCCTgcggacacagttactgtaagatctgtattacagactgctgggatcaggaggatgagaagagagtctacagctgccctcagtgcagacagaccttcagtccaagacctgctttagGTAAAAACACCATGCTGGCTGAagtggtggagaaactgaagaagactaaacttcctgctgactgttacgctggagctggagacGTGCAGTGTGATGTCTGTCCTGGAAGAAAATACAAAGCTGTCAAGTCCTGTCTGCTGTGTCGGGAATCTTACTGTCAAACTCATTTTCATGAGGAATCTCACTCTCGTAAACCACACAAAGTGATTGAtgccactggacgactgcaggacATGATCTGCTGTAAACATGATAAAGAGCTAGAAATGTTCTGTATCACTGATCAAAGATGCATCTGTGTGCTGTGTAAGGAgtatgaacataaaaaccacaACACTGTATCAActgcagcacagaggacagagaaacag AAACAGCTGAAGGAGACGCAAATGAAGATCCGTCAGATAATCCAGCAGAGAcagaaagatcttcagcagctgagagaggctgtggagtctcataag cgctctgcacagacagcagtgaAGGACAGTGAGAAGATCTTTactgagctcatccgctccattgagagaagccGCTCTGAGGTCACAcagctgatcagagatcaggaaaaggctgcagtgagtcgagctgaaggacgactggagcgactggagcaggagatcaatgatctgaggaggagagacgctgagctggagcagctttcacacacacatgatcacatccatttcctgcag agtttccagtctctctcagcaCCTCCTAAATCTACAGACAAACCCGACGATCCCTTCAGATCTCTCTTCTCTTTTGATGGCATGAGAGAATCTGTCCGTCTgctgagagacaaactggaggatttctgcaaagaggagatcaagaagatctctgacagag TCACATTCACCAGCATAAATCCCAAAACCAGGAacgacttcctacaat attcccatcagctcactctggatctgaacacagtgaataaacacCTCTATCTGTCTGAGAAGATCAGAACGATTAGTGGCACTGACATAGAGcagccgtatcctgatcatccagacagatttgatcaGTGGTggcaggtgttgtgtagagagagtgtgtggggacgctgttactgggagattgagtggagtgggGTTTATGGTGTgtttatatcagtgtcatataagagcatcagcaggaagggagaGGGTAATGAGGGTTTGTTTGGAGGTAAtaatcagtcctggagtttgtaCTGCTCTTCCTACAGTTATTCATTCATGCACAATAAGATACAGACTGTTCTCCCTGTAGCGCCCATCAGTcgtagaataggagtgtatgtggatcacagtgcaggaactctgtccttctacagcgtctctgacacaATGAGCCttatccacacagtccagaccacattcactcagctGCTCTACCCTGGGTGTATGGTTTGTGTTGGATCATCggtgaaactgtgttg GCCCGGGGGTACTCCCGAGATTGCCCTCCCGCGGCACATGGGGCTAAGGACAGAAGAAGTGAGAGAAAAGGAGATGGAAGGACCAGGAGTGAcagacgagagaggggagagaggaaaaggaaaaaaaatcttggtcTGGTTCCCGGACACACTGCAACTCAGTCCTCAACCAGCTGAGAGACTCTCACTCGCG CACCACAAttcccctcagcagcgagggctcttcgacagTATGCTTCTCCTTTCTTCCCAGGTTTCGGCACCAAG TATtgttgagctgttgtgtgtttgtgtctctctgtattcatgcagtaaaatggcagaagccagGATTTCTCAGGATGAGTTCACATGtccagtgtgtctggatctcctgaaggatccagtgacAACTTCTTGTGGACACAGTTTCTGTAAGAGCTGTATTACAGgctgctgggatcaggaggatGAGAGGAGAGTCTACAGCTGCCCTCAGTGTAGACAGACCTTTAgtccaagacctgctttagGTAAAAACACCATGCTGGCTGAagtggtggagaaactgaagaagactaaacttcctgctgactgttacgctggagctggagatgtgcagtgtgacgtctgtCCTGGAAGAAAATACAAAGCCGTCAAGTCCTGTCTGCTGTGTCAGGAATCTTACTGTCAAACTCATTTTCATGAGGAGTTTCACTCTCGTAAACCACACAAAGTGATTGAAGCtactggacgactgcaggacATGATCTGTCGTAAACAAGACAAAGAGCTAGAGACGAGCAGTAGAGCTGGAGACgtgcagtgtgacgtctgtCCTGGAAGAAAATACAGAGCCGTCAAGTCCTGTCTGCTGTGTCGGGAATCTTACTGTCAAACTCATTTTCATGAGGAATCTCACTCTCGTAAACCACACAAAGTGATTGaagccactggacgactgcaggacATGATCTGCTGTAAACATGATAAAGAGCTAGAAATGTACTGTGTCACTGATCAACAATGCATCTGTGTGCTGTGTAAGGAgtatgaacataaaaaccacaACACTGTATCAActgcagcacagaggacagagaaacag AATCAGCTGAAGGAGACACAGATGAAGATCCGTCAGATAATCCAGCAGAGAcagaaagatcttcagcagctgagagaggctgtggagtctcataag cgctctgcacagacagcagtgaAGGACAGTGAGAAGATCTTTACTGAGCTCATCTGCTCCATTGAGAGAAGCTGCTCTGAGGTCACAcagctgatcagagatcaggaaaaggctgcagtgagtcgagctgaaggacgACTGAAAcaactggagcaggagatcaatgatctgaggaggagagatgctgagctggagcagctttcacacacacatgatcacatccatttcctgcag agtttccagtctctctcagcaCCTCCTAAATCTACAGACGAACCCGACGATCCCTCCAGTTCTCTCTTCTCTTTTGATGGCATGAGAGAATCTGTCCGTCTgctgagagacaaactggaggatttctgcaaagaggagatcaagaagatctctgacagag tcacattcaccaaCATGAATCCCAAAACCAGGAacgacttcctacaat attcccatcagttcactctggatctgaacacagtgaataaaacCCTCTATCTGTCTGAGAAGAACAGAGTGATTACATTCACTTACACAGTCCAGCCGTATCCTGagcatccagacagatttgatgggtggtctcaggtgttgtgtagagagagtgt